AGAGAAGAAGGGGCCTGGCAACGAAGGCCTGGAGGAGAGGGACTTGTGGGATGAAGCCATCCTTGGCAGTTGTTACTGATGGCTGGGAGCTTGGGGCCCCAATATTAAGTAATTTGCATCTGCTGAAAAGGATGGATTAAATAACATTGAAGCAATTAAATGACCACCcactttgaagaaaataaaatttcatactCTATTCAACTATAAAAACCCAGGTGGTTTAAAGATGTACatgtaaaatataaagtataaaagtattagaagaaaatcaTATTAGTCTTGGAGTATGGATGCCTTTCCTAAGTAAAATACATTAGCCAGGGGctattagagaaagaaaattaatagatATGATTATAGAAATTTAAGATGTAGGCTAGTCTAGAGTCCTTGCATGCCTGCCCTCTCGTAGCTGCTTTCTCAACCTAGCCCAACAGCACCAGGGTGGATGCCTTCCTGGGTACCTGGAAGCTAGTGGATAACAAGAATTTCGAAGAGTACATGAAGTCAATTGGGGTAAGTTTTGCTATGAGGCAGGTGGCCAACATGACCAAGCCTGCCACAGTCATCCAAAAGAATGGGGACACTGTCATCCTACAGACACAGCACCTTCAAGAACACAGAGATCAGCTTTAAGCTTGGGGTAGAGGTTGATGAGACAACAGCAGATGACAGGAAGGTCAAGTCCACTGGGACACTGGATGGAGGCAAACTTGTCCACCTGCAGAAGAGGCAAGAGACGACACTTGTGCAGGAGCTAAGTGATGGAAAACTTATCCTGACGCTCACCCACAGTAGTGTAGTTTGCACTCGCACTTAGGAGAAAGAAGCACAACCCGTCCATGCCTTCGCTGACTGCTGCAATAGGCTGACCCTTGACTCAGAACCACattgcctcatttttttcctctgccttttaTATAAATGCATCTTGGTTAAGGGATTCTTCTGGAGTCAGGTGCCACAAGCCTGGATCTAGTTCCAGTTCTTATTGTGTATGTgtggtttgtttttcttcaaaggGAGCTCTGAAGTCAATAAAGCAGAgccaaggccaaaaaaaaaaaaagaaaaaaaaagaaaggaatttaaaatttaaaaaaagatgtgtgtagaaacttaaaataaaaaaaaaagatgtgattgctgaaatatttaaaatttgtgttGAGCAGAttttgtaagatttttaaaacaaatgtttaaaacaaagcattataTGTATGCATATCAAGGCTCtagaaagatacaaaatataacaataaatgTAGGTTCTAGGGGCAAAGAACTGAGTGGGTGGGGAACACAACTCAGGTACCGTATATTGCCATGTATCATGTGCTCCTGTGTATAATACGCGCCCATGTTCTTGGCCCAAACTtccagggagaaaatattttgttttaatttttaatgtaaatttttaggCTCcacgctcatagcacagtggttatggtgccagccacatacacggaggctggccaGGTTccgcacccatagcacagtggttatggtgctggccacatacactgagctggccatgttcgaatccagcccaggccagctacagcaactatgacaacagcaacaaaaaatagccgggcattgtggcggatgcctgtagtcccagctacttgggaggccgaggcaagagaatcgcttaagcccaggagctggaggttgctgtgagctgtgatgccaccgcactctaccaatggcaacatagactctgtctcaaaaaaattttttttgtttatgtttaggtacttgttttttgtattataaaggaattttagcatttattttttgacattatggtaaaagaaattttatgtaaaataaattacaaaacacaagaacaagAAACTGTACTGGTAACATTTACAGTATGTACTCATtttcaaagtgtatttttttctattttgagttttGTATCATAGAAGactttttcaagaaataaaatacttttaaaggaaaaaaaggattacaataaatggctttttagatTTTAGGTACATATGTTAAGAATTGTgtatacaaattgaaatgtctgtACTGATGCTCAACACAACCAATAAAATctcaactacaaaaaagaaaaagaagataaacatttCCTTAAGCCAAAACCTAATCCAGAGGAAAGCTCTGACTCTGTTTACAATCTATGAAGGTTGATTGATGAGGAGGctgcaaagaaaaagtttgaagctagaagagatttaaggaaagaagccgtCTCTATAACATAAAAgagcaaggtgaagcagcaagtgctgatgtagaagctacagcaagttatccagaaaatctagctaagatcattgatgaaaGTGGTTACACTAAACAACAGTTGttcgttgttgttttttttttttttgtagagacagagtctcactttatcgccctcggtagagtgccatggcatcacacagctcacagcaacctccaactcctgggctgaagcgattctcttgcctcagcctcccgagtagctgggactacaggcgcccgccacaacgcccagctattttttggtttagcagtttttttgaaacaaggtctcactgttgccctggcatgagaacagtggcatgatcacagctcattgcagcctccaactcctgggctcaagcaatcttcctacttaagcttcccaaatagctggtactacaggtgtgcaccaccatacccagataatattcttattttttgtaaagacagtttctcattctgttgctcaggttggtttaaaactcctggcctcaagcgatcctcctatctTAGCTTCTTGAAATAtaaggattacaagtgtgatccacattaaacacaaaagaaggcagtgataaaagaaatgagaaggggACCTAGCAAGTGTTGGGGTGCTGCTCCCACCAGTTCCAGGCAAGGGGTACAGCTAAGCCTCCTGGTCTTTGCAAGATACCCCTCAGACTCCAACTACTCTGCCTCTCTCCGGGACTAGAGGTTAGGCAAGTCCCAGGTGCCCACTGCTTATAAGGAAAAAGGCATAAACTTGAACTCAGGACTTGGGTCAGCATATATCCATTCAACCACAAGGCTAACTGGTCTCTCAAGGCAGCCATCCTCCTGTTTCCTGGATCCATCCTCGTCTCTCCAGGATGCTGTTTAGCCCCATCACCTCCCCTTGGACTTCAGGAATAGTTCCCTCTGTGGCTGCTCAGcttctgccccttccctctctcagccCAGCAAATTTATGTTTATCCCTCAAGGCCCAGCCACGGGAACTTCAGAAAGCCTGCCTGTCTATCACAAGTTGCATTCTGTATCCCATGGCCTTGGGAGCAAGGACTGTCTCCCAAGGACCCTCTTTGTTTCAGGGTCTCAAGACTAGTCTCCAGACTAGTCAGGACCTAGCACAGGGCAGGTGTCTGTGAACAGCGGTCAAAAGAATGAATCCTTACTTGGGGGTTTGCTCTGTGGGTTATTTTAGCTACCAAGGCTGTGTTTTGCCTCCTTTCCTCTATGGTATCAAAAGAGTCTCTGGCTTCTGAGCAGCTGCCCTGTCCTGACTCATCTCTAAGTACACAACAGGTGCTCAGTGAGCATTTCcaggaggcaggaaggcaggggGGCAGAAGAAGCCCTGGCTTTTCTCCAGGCTGGCTGCACAAGGGAGGCAGCAGTTCGTCCTTCTGTCTGTAGAATTGGCTGGGTTGCCaaagccctgcccaggccaacAGCCTCTCTGAGGCTTGATCCAAGAAGGAACAGCCCTGGGGAGGCAGAGATGCCAGTTAGAGTCCAGGGGCTGCCGGAGATGGAGAGCAGCAGTTGTCTGTTCAGCCTGGTGCTCTGCCTAGGAGCATGGGCCCCTTGCAAATCCCCAGTTATCACATGGTGCAGAGGACCCAGCACAGAGCTGTCCACCAATCCCTGCCCCTCTCAGGGCTGCAGTTGCCCCATCTGTCAAGTGGTTGCAATCatccaacccagcccagccagctcATTGAGGCCAGCACAACAAATAGCACTTTGGAAACAACTCAGCGAACTCATCATACATCATATGAATGAATGGAGTTGTTATTAGACCCAGGGGCAGGGTCACAGAGAAACTGAGCAAAAAGGTGGAGTAAGTACTTAGGGCTCCTGCCCTGAGCCCTATGACAAATGGAGAAGCAGGCTGCAGGCAGCAATAGCACCCACAGGGAGAGGGATGGACCAGTCCTCTCTCCGGGCCTTGATTTCCTCACCTGCATAACGGGGCCAGCACAATCCCTGCCTAGCTCCTTCCAAGAGCCTCACTGAGGCTTCAGTGAGAGTGTGAGTGTGGAAGAGCTTGTAGACTGTGAAGTGCGGTGCACACAAGCAGGCTAACTGCAGTTCTGGGACACAGGCCCAGGTAGGCGCCAGGGAGGGGGCCAGTCAGTTCGGCATGaaaacactgaggctcagagcccaGGCCTCTGTGCACACCCACCTCCCACTCTGGCCTGAGTCAGGGGCCACATCCAGCACACCCTGGGGAAGGCCTCCTGGCAGCCTCTGGTGACAACTGACAAATGCTATCCTAGTGGTGGGGGGCCATGGCCTTGTGCCCCTTGTCCCTGATGATCCCCTTTCAGTGAGGTCTGACGTGAGCCAGCTGCTCCAGGTGAGGGCTAGAGTGACTGGTGGTGAATTTGTCCTTGCAGCACCCCAGGTGATCACCAGCCAGGATGGACAGCAACTGTTGCCTCTCCTGGGACCCCCAGACCCAGAGGCCTAGCCCAGGAGTGGCCTGTGCCCACTCCTGTTCCCCCTGGGCTGGATCCCGGCTCCAGGAGGAGGTGCCATGAAGGGGGCCGCTTCAGAGCAATGCcttgaagagaaaggagagggccgCTCCACAGGAGAGTCCCAGGGCCAGGAAGAAGGTCATGAGGGCGCCGGCTACCTCCCTCTCATGTTGCAGCACCTGCCTAGAACAGCAGAAATAGGAGCTCTTAAAAGACGCTGTGCCCAAACCCAGAACCAGCCCAAGGCCCTCTGCACGTCTGGTCTGGGCTTTTACCCAAGCCCTGTGCCACTGTAATTAGGCCCTGCTTCCtcggcctcagtttccccatctgtaaaatgacaagAGTATCTCTAAGGGTCTAGCATTGTAGGAGTCCAGATTCCACTGCCTTTCCCACTTGTCCTCCCTCTCACCCTTGCCCTTCTGGGTCCTCAATTCCCTTCCTCCTCAAGGAAACAGCCCCTGAACACTGCTTTTGATTGAAACCTTAGCTCCCCTTCAACTGAGAACTTTGGAGCATGATGGACCCTGAGGGACGACAGGCCAACCCATttgttttatagatggggaagctgaggcccatAGAACGGCCCCAGAACCAGTGCCTGGACTATTCTACTAGGCGCCCAGTTCTGCTTTTCCCGGTAGTTAGGGCCTGACAGGGGACACCAGTGAGGCCTGAGGACAGCTGAGGGGCTGGCCAGGGGTAGAagtcccctccctccctggcaGACCATCCCCCCTCACTGACTTGGGTGCCAGACACATGGTCAGAGACACCAGGTAGCCATTGGAGATGGCAAAAAGCAGCATGAAGGTGATGAAGTAGGTGTCCTGTGGGAAGAGGATGGGCAGACGGGTCCTCTGGGGTATGTGACACAGCATGAAGAGTGGTACGAACAGGAAGCGCAGGCAGACCAGCAGGGGCAGCAGCCGGCTGTCCTCGTCTGGCTGTGGGAGAGGTGGGGTGAGCAGGGTCTCTGGAGCCAGGTCTGCTCCAGCAACACCTCCAGACACCCATACATAGACCGTCAGTCACTCCCGACCTCTTCTGACCTGCCCTACCCTGTAAGCCCCGGCGCTCTAGAGAACACCCAGTGACCAGGGCCTGGCCTGGGctgcctctgtctctcccaaGCTCAAACATGTTCTCAGGGAAGAACTGAGAGAGGCCTCAGACAGCACCTATGGTTTTCAGACTTGGCTCCTCAGAACACCCCTCTGAACAGAAGAACCCTCTGGGGTCGAAGCGGTCAGGTTACCGAGTGGCACTGAGCACCTCCTCTTTGActtaatgtatttattatatttccttggaagatttcatttaaagaaatagcCCTGTAGCTAAAAGCATCCCCAAACTAGGAATCTTGTCCAATCTCTCACCAAAGGCAGGAATCTCTGCAGAACATTCAGAATGCTGAGGGCTGGGCGCCGATAGGGACACTGGGATGGACACTGGGGACACAGAGGTCAACTGGACATGGCTTCTGCTTTCAAGGAGCACAGGTGCTGACTGCCACTCGGCCAGCAGACCTGCTGCCAGACCACTTGGCAGACTCTTGGAAAATCACCTCTCTGTGCTCTTTTGTGCCCTCTGATCCCAACTGCTTCCTAAAGCATCAGCTCGCCCAGACTCAGTGTGCTTACCCACAGGAAGTAAGAGGTCAGGCTCCGCCCCAGCCAGTCCATAATGTTGAAGAGAAGGAAGCAGCAGACCGGGTTGAAGAACTGGCCTGGGAGAGGGGATGCTGGCAGCTCAACCTGGTCCCCaacttccctctccctctgttcATGTGCCCCCAACCCACCCTCTTCTATACCCCAACACTCACTCCACTTCCCAGGACCGGTGGAGCTGGTCACCATGGCTGTGATGGCAGGGAAGACAGACAGGGTGACTGTGAAGACCGACACAAGGCACAGCGCTGTCAGCCAGATCTGGGGGCCGAAGGCAGGGCCATGAGCAGGTGGAGCAGTCCCGGGGCCTTGCCCTCTTGTCCAGAAGCAGGTCACTTGGGGCCTGGCCCAGCTGTATCCCTGACTTGCTATGACCCTGTGCCCTTAGTGTAGACACTGTGAGCACTAAAGCCCCCTTCTCTCCCAGGGGTGTGGGGGGGGACCATAACCCGTATCTGACCTTCTGGAAGACAATGAAGACTGAAGGTTTTCCC
This is a stretch of genomic DNA from Nycticebus coucang isolate mNycCou1 chromosome 14, mNycCou1.pri, whole genome shotgun sequence. It encodes these proteins:
- the SLC29A2 gene encoding equilibrative nucleoside transporter 2 isoform X4, whose amino-acid sequence is MSPRPFFCITLASVCLINSFGAVLQGSLFGQLGTMPSTYSTLFLSGQGLAGIFAALAMLMSMASGMDAQTSALGYFITPCMGILMSIVCYLSLSHLKFARYYLAKKPLQAQPQELETKAELLQSDEKNGIPHSPQKVALTLDLDSEKELEPEPEPEPDEPQVLGKPSVFIVFQKIWLTALCLVSVFTVTLSVFPAITAMVTSSTGPGKWSQFFNPVCCFLLFNIMDWLGRSLTSYFLWPDEDSRLLPLLVCLRFLFVPLFMLCHIPQRTRLPILFPQDTYFITFMLLFAISNGYLVSLTMCLAPKQVLQHEREVAGALMTFFLALGLSCGAALSFLFKALL